Proteins from a single region of Dehalococcoidia bacterium:
- a CDS encoding C-terminal binding protein, producing the protein MSHKVVITQSTAGRSGPPQTMLDVLNEAGLEVEVVACGNENDMISAGKDADVMLVGTVPHTTRKVLESLPKLKMVGRSGVGVDSIDLEAATELGICVTNTPGINTSEVADHAMAMLLTITRQVPELNKYTKEGAWSDDPSKLMPARNRLRRIAGTTVGIYGFGNIGRAFSNRIKGFGPEKIIAHDPYIPQSVADLYGVKLVSFDELISQSDIITVHSPATAENNHAFNLDAFSKMKDNVIFINCARGPIVNESDLAHALNNNIIYSAGIDVTEIEPLDAESPLLKSDNLFITPHYAGGSDFTASEGSKRWAQNAVNILTGQKLWGLANPDVKRVITIMRTNGSNKWDNIPDPVTDFDFM; encoded by the coding sequence ATGTCACATAAAGTTGTTATTACGCAAAGTACAGCAGGTAGAAGTGGACCACCCCAAACTATGCTTGATGTTCTTAACGAAGCAGGATTAGAAGTTGAAGTAGTAGCATGCGGTAATGAGAATGATATGATTTCCGCTGGAAAAGATGCAGATGTAATGTTGGTTGGAACTGTTCCACATACAACAAGAAAAGTTTTAGAAAGTTTACCAAAACTTAAAATGGTAGGAAGATCTGGTGTTGGAGTAGATTCTATTGATCTAGAAGCAGCAACAGAGTTAGGCATATGTGTAACAAATACACCAGGTATAAATACATCAGAAGTTGCAGATCATGCAATGGCTATGTTATTGACTATTACAAGGCAAGTACCTGAATTAAATAAATATACTAAAGAAGGTGCTTGGTCAGATGATCCATCTAAATTAATGCCTGCAAGAAATCGACTTAGAAGAATTGCAGGAACAACTGTTGGAATCTATGGTTTCGGTAATATTGGAAGAGCATTTTCAAACAGAATCAAAGGATTTGGACCAGAAAAAATAATTGCTCATGATCCTTATATTCCTCAATCAGTAGCTGATTTATATGGAGTTAAATTAGTATCTTTTGATGAACTAATATCTCAAAGTGATATCATTACAGTTCATTCACCAGCTACCGCTGAAAACAATCATGCATTTAATTTAGATGCATTTTCTAAAATGAAAGATAATGTAATATTTATTAATTGTGCTAGAGGGCCAATTGTTAATGAGTCAGATTTAGCTCATGCACTAAATAATAATATTATTTATTCTGCTGGGATAGATGTTACTGAAATTGAACCTCTAGATGCAGAATCTCCATTATTAAAATCAGATAACTTATTTATAACTCCTCATTATGCAGGAGGTTCAGATTTTACTGCCTCTGAAGGATCCAAGAGATGGGCTCAAAATGCAGTAAATATACTAACTGGTCAAAAACTATGGGGCTTAGCAAATCCAGATGTAAAAAGAGTTATTACAATTATGCGAACGAATGGCTCAAATAAATGGGATAATATTCCGGATCCCGTAACTGACTTTGACTTTATGTAG